From Erinaceus europaeus chromosome 9, mEriEur2.1, whole genome shotgun sequence, one genomic window encodes:
- the LOC132540454 gene encoding LOW QUALITY PROTEIN: protein lin-9 homolog (The sequence of the model RefSeq protein was modified relative to this genomic sequence to represent the inferred CDS: deleted 1 base in 1 codon) — MPFRNSKRSRLFSEEDDRQINTRSPKRNQRVAMVPQSTAQLRFMVVQGTEPGTLEPKKFTATMSTPDKKASQKIGFRLRNLLKLPKAHKWCIYEWFYSNIDKPLFEGDNDFCVCLKESFPNLKTRKLTRVEWGKIRRLMGKPRRCSSAFFEEERSALKQKRQKIRLLQQRKVADLSQFKDLPDEIPLPLVIGTKVTARLRGVHDGLFTGQIDAVDTLNATYRVTFDRTGLGTHTIPDYEVLSNEPHETMPIAAFGQKQWPSRFFMTPPRLHYTTPLQSPITDNDPLLGSLLGPWRNKIPSSETETLGGFPVEFLIQVTKLSKILMIKKEHIKKLREMNTEAEKLKSYSMPIGIEFQRRYATIVLELEQLNKDLNKVLHKVQQYCYELAPDQGLQPADQPTDMRRRCEEEAQEIVRHANSSTGQPCVENKNLTDLISRLTAILLQIKCLAEGGDLNSFEFKSLTDSLNDIKSTIDASNISCFQNNVEIHVAHIQSGLSQMGNLHAFAANNTNRD, encoded by the exons ATGCCTTTCAGAAATTCAAAACGAAGTAGACTCTTTTCTGAGGAAGATGacagacaaataaatacaagGTCACCTAAAAGAAACCAGAGAGTTGCAATGGTtccacagagtactgctcagctccggtttatggtggtgcaggggactgaacctgggactttggagcctaagaaaTTTACAGCAACAATGTCAACACCAGATAAGAAAGCCTCCCAGAAGATTGGTTTTCGATTACGTAACCTTCTCAAACTTCCCAAAGCACATAAATGGTGCATATATGAGTGGTTCTACTCAAATATAGATAAGCCACTTTTTGAAGGTGATAATGACTTCTGTGTGTGTCTGAAGGAGTCTTTTCCTAATTTGAAAACAAGAAAGTTAACAAGAGTAGAATGGGGAAAAATCAGGCGGCTTATGGGAAAGCCACGGAGATGTTCTTCTGCATTTTTTGAAGAAGAGAGATCAGCATTAAAACAGAAGAGGCAGAAAATAAGACTCTTACAGCAAAGGAAAGTTGCAGATCTCTCACAATTCAAAGACCTCCCAGATGAGATTCCTTTGCCCCTGGTTATTGGAACCAAAGTTACAGCACGATTACGTGGTGTTCATGATGGTCTGTTCACTGGGCAAATAGATGCTGTGGACACTCTTAACGCTACCTATAGAGTAACTTTTGACAGGACAGGGCTTGGAACACATACCATCCCTGACTATGAAGTTCTTAGTAATGAGCCTCATGAGACGATGCCAATTGCTGCCTTTGGACAAAAACAGTGGCCTTCTCGATTTTTTATGACTCCACCACGGTTACATTATACCACTCCTCTGCAGTCACCAATTACAGATAACGATCCTTTATTAGGATCC TTATTAGGACCTTGGAGAAATAAAATTCCCAGTTCTGAAACTGAAACATTAGGTGGTTTTCCAGTAGAATTCCTTATCCAAGTGACTAAATTATCAAAAATTCTGATGATTAAAAAGGAGCATATCAAGAAATTAAGGGAAATGAATACAGAAGCAGAAAAATTGAAATCATATTCCATGCCTATCGGCATTGAGTTTCAACGGAGATATGCAACGATTGTCCTAGAGCTCGAACAGCTAAATAAGGACCTAAACAAGGTTTTGCATAAAGTTCAACAGTACTGCTATGAGCTTGCTCCAGACCAAGGACTCCAGCCAGCAGACCAGCCAACAGATATGAGACGAAGGTGTGAGGAAGAGGCACAAGAAATTGTTCGGCATGCAAATTCGTCAACAGGGCAGCCGTGTGTTGAAAATAAAAATCTCACAGACTTAATCTCCAGGCTCACAGCTATTTTACTACAAATTAAGTGTCTTGCAGAAGGAGGCGACCTGAATTCTTTCGAATTCAAATCACTTACAGATTCATTAAATGATATCAAGAGTACAATAGATGCCTCTAATATCAGTTGCTTTCAGAATAACGTAGAAATTCATGTTGCACATATTCAAAGTGGCCTGAGCCAGATGGGAAATTTACACGCCTTTGCAGCAAATAATACCAACAGAGACTGA